One segment of Triticum aestivum cultivar Chinese Spring chromosome 2A, IWGSC CS RefSeq v2.1, whole genome shotgun sequence DNA contains the following:
- the LOC123190460 gene encoding uncharacterized protein, whose translation MEYERIHKPQAGALSPTKLRMKLLGAHNRVRVISSSSSRTSPSKNAEPSLAQNRLLVCDVLDEDSSGATKCPAAVSNTEVVDKDPAVDSYKVQNMPKSSVHQPAPSNSSMIHPVRTVEEDSNECDSGLDDASTSSFEFHGGEKTAAQNPTAGYFSRQASSKWNDAEKWIVNKQTVQQNTAKGASQNQSAHQVNSAAPRGGGIVPKHHGAFARPIQNMKRFNPASSASRSILERLSFASHQPKLVRHADVCADQGSSANSEYQKGQAETNSIAIKPCNDTEAISTVQAVSVRDVGTEMTPIPSQDPSRTGTPLGSVTPTRSPNCSIPSTPVGGRSTASIGEDNADDGPYFNRKGGMNELSEDEIRLKARKEIAALGVQLGKMNIASWASKEELELVSATPSIADLERMKQEYATRAAAFEDAENSKHTARFKKEELKIEAWESRQRTKVESEMKKLEERAEKMRSEAMARMAERLELARRVAEEKRASANAKMNKQAARAVQKADLIRQTGRIPGSRILCCGCFCEP comes from the exons ATGGAGTATGAGAGGATTCACAAGCCCCAG GCAGGCGCCCTTTCTCCCACAAAGCTGAGGATGAAGCTCCTGGGAGCCCACAATCGTGtgagggtcatcagcagcagctcGTCGCGAACATCGCCTTCAAAGAACGCCGAGCCATCGCTAGCGCAGAACAGATTATTAGTATGCGATGTTCTTGACGAAG ACAGCTCCGGTGCCACCAAATGCCCTGCAGCAGTCAGCAACACCGAAGTTGTAGACAAGGATCCAGCAGTAGATAGCTACAAGGTTCAGAACATGCCCAAGAGTTCAGTTCACCAACCCGCGCCGAGCAACTCAAGCATGATACATCCTGTGCGAACGGTCGAGGAGGACAGCAACGAATGCGACAGTGGTCTTGACGATGCCAGCACCAGCAGCTTTGAGTTCCATGGAGGCGAGAAGACCGCGGCGCAGAACCCAACGGCTGGGTACTTCTCTAGACAGGCTTCCTCCAAGTGGAACGACGCGGAGAAATGGATTGTGAACAAGCAGACTGTTCAGCAAAACACCGCCAAGGGCGCATCGCAGAACCAGAGTGCGCACCAGGTGAATTCCGCTGCGCCCAGGGGCGGTGGCATTGTGCCCAAACACCACGGCGCATTTGCTCGCCCCATTCAGAACATGAAGAGATTCAACCCGGCTTCGTCGGCCTCTCGGAGCATATTAGAGAGGCTGTCTTTCGCTTCGCATCAGCCAAAGTTGGTCAGGCACGCAGATGTCTGTGCAGATCAAGGTTCTAGCGCCAACTCAGAGTATCAGAAGGGTCAAGCTGAAACCAATTCGATTGCAATTAAGCCCTGCAATGATACTGAAG CTATTTCTACAGTTCAGGCGGTGTCTGTGAGAGATGTGGGCACAGAAATGACTCCAATACCAAGTCAAGATCCATCAAGAACAGGAACACCACTTGGGTCTGTGACACCGACTCGCAGCCCGAATTGTTCGATACCATCAACTCCTGTAGGTGGACGATCGACGGCATCAATAGGAGAAGACAATGCAGATGATGGTCCTTATTTCAACAGAAAAGGTGGCATGAATGAATTGTCAGAGGATGAAATCAGGCTCAAGGCAAGGAAAGAAATTGCTGCCCTAGGTGTACAACTAGGAAAGATGAACATCGCTTCATGGGCTAGCAAAGAGGAGCTAGAATTAGTCTCTGCGACGCCGAGCATCGCTGATCTGGAGAGGATGAAGCAGGAATATGCTACTCGTGCTGCAGCATTCGAGGACGCCGAAAATTCTAAACATACAGCACG ATTCAAGAAGGAAGAGCTGAAGATCGAAGCATGGGAGAGCCGCCAAAGAACAAAAGTTGAATCCGAAATGAAGAAGCTAGAG GAACGCGCGGAGAAAATGAGAAGCGAGGCCATGGCGAGGATGGCCGAAAGGCTGGAGCTGGCACGCCGCGTGGCCGAGGAGAAACGGGCATCAGCCAACGCCAAGATGAACAAGCAAGCAGCTAGGGCAGTTCAGAAGGCCGATCTGATTCGCCAGACAGGAAGGATTCCTGGGTCACGTATCCTATGCTGTGGCTGTTTCTGTGAACCTTAG